One genomic segment of Drosophila melanogaster chromosome 3L includes these proteins:
- the tant gene encoding tantalus, isoform B, whose amino-acid sequence MDNIVYDFAKITFQAKDNRSPTTNSNLSWQLNQMALSDMEEMQDTSEPIAPPESDDNVSSESHDSDDVDSQLSRCEDNDDDSDCISGSSRRSSTFGARAGVARRRMPARVSKDNFNRICSAIMKPIKKKQRKELNTNAQTLKSIEKIYTSRRMKKFTPTNLETIFEEPSDENAADAEDDSEECSISSQVKVVKVWGRKLRRAISFSDGLNKNKILSKRRRQKVKKTFGKRFALKKISMTEFHDRLNKSFDSAMLEGDDAEAGGSAEAVNIPKTSMTMEDIQLPTMSSQHQFLMQPAGFE is encoded by the exons ATGGATAACATAGTCTACGACTTTGCCAAGATCACGTTTCAAGCAAAAGACAACAG GTCACCCACTACTAACTCGAATCTGTCGTGGCAACTAAATCAGATGGCCTTGTCGGACATGGAGGAGATGCAGGACACATCCGAGCCCATAGCTCCACCCGAATCCGATGACAATGTCAGCAGTGAATCGCATGACTCCGACGATGTAGACTCGCAATTGAGTCGCTGCGAGGACAACGATGACGACAGCGATTGCATCAGTGGATCCTCCAGACGCAGTTCCACTTTTGGAGCTCGAGCGGGCGTGGCTCGTCGCAGAATGCCCGCCAGGGTGTCCAAGGACAACTTTAACCGGATCTGCAGCGCCATCATGAAACCCATCAAAAAGAAGCAACGCAAAGAACTGAACACAAATGCCCAAACACTTAAAAGCATCGAAAAGATCTACACCAGCAGGCGCATGAAAAAGTTCACGCCCACCAATCTGGAGACAATCTTCGAGGAACCCAGCGATGAGAATGCCGCCGATGCAGAGGACGACAGCGAAGAGTGCTCCATCAGCAGCCAAGTGAAAGTAGTTAAGGTGTGGGGTCGCAAACTCCGCCGGGCAATATCCTTCAGCGATGGCCTGAACAAGAACAAAATCCTGTCGAAGAGACGCCGCCAGAAGGTGAAGAAGACCTTTGGCAAGCGTTTCGCACTCAAGAAAATCTCCATGACCGAGTTCCACGATCGTCTGAATAAGAGCTTCGACAGTGCCATGCTGGAGGGGGATGATGCAGAGGCGGGAGGATCGGCGGAGGCCGTCAACATCCCCAAGACATCCATGACCATGGAAGACATACAGCTGCCGACAATGAGCAGCCAGCACCAGTTCCTCATGCAACCGGCGGGCTTTGAGTAG
- the Jon65Aii gene encoding jonah 65Aii gives MKVLGVLLFSAFALVAALERPVPVKDMPAGNKINGRITNGYPAYEGKVPYIVALRFDNGNGGGWYCGGSIIGHEWVLTAAHCTYGASYVTISYGAVWRQQPQFTHYDTGNLHNDIALIRTPHVDFWSLVNKVELPRYDDRYNNFYGWWALLSGWGSSSDSSGMTDYLNCVDIQISDNSVCLDYYGSHYITSNHLCYATPENKGSCSGDSGGPLVLHDGNRQVGIVSFGSAAGCLSNSPKGLTRVTGYLDWIRDHTGISY, from the exons ATGAAAGTGCTTGGAGTTTTGCTGTTTTCGGCTTTCGCCTTGGTGGCGGCCCTTGAAAGGCCTGTTCCCGTGAAGGATATGCCCGCTGGCAATAAGATTAACGGACGTATTACCAATGGGTATCCTGCTTACGAGGGAAAAGTGCCCTACATTGTAGCTCTGCGCTTCGATAATGGAAACGGCGGTGGCTGGTACTGCGGAGGCTCCATCATTGGCCACGAATGGGTACTCACTGCGGCTCACTGCACCTATGGAGCCAGTTACGTGACCATCAGCTATGGAGCTGTGTGGCGCCAACAGCCGCAGTTCACCCAC TACGATACCGGTAACTTGCACAACGACATCGCCCTGATCCGCACTCCCCACGTGGACTTCTGGTCGCTGGTCAACAAGGTGGAGCTGCCCAGATACGACGATCGTTACAACAACTTCTATGGCTGGTGGGCCCTGCTCTCCGGTTGGGGCTCTTCCTCTGATAGCAGCGGGATGACCGACTACCTCAACTGCGTGGACATCCAAATATCGGACAACAGTGTCTGCCTGGACTACTACGGCAGCCACTATATCACCTCCAACCACCTGTGCTATGCCACTCCCGAGAATAAGGGCTCCTGCAGCGGCGACTCTGGCGGACCACTCGTCCTCCACGACGGCAATCGTCAGGTGGGCATTGTCTCCTTCGGCTCCGCCGCGGGATGCCTGTCCAACAGCCCCAAAGGATTGACCCGAGTGACCGGTTACTTGGACTGGATCCGCGACCATACTGGCATTTCTTACTAA
- the Jon65Aiii gene encoding jonah 65Aiii: MKVLVVFALALATASAGLLPQQVPIHPRDLPAVTNIEGRITNGKTATSGQFPYQVGLSFASTSGSWWCGGSIIDNTWVLTAAHCTSGASAVTIYYGATVRTSAQLVQTVSADNFVQHASYNSIVLRNDISLIKTPTVAFTALINKVELPAIAGTYSTYTGQQAIASGWGKTSDSATSVANTLQYEVFEVVSVSQCQNTYGSLVATNNVICVATPNKVSTCNGDSGGPLVLVSDSKLIGVTSFVSSAGCESGAPAGFTRVTSYLDWIKTNTGVSY; the protein is encoded by the exons ATGAAAGTGCTCGTAGTCTTCGCCCTGGCTCtggccaccgcctccgccgGTCTGCTGCCCCAGCAGGTGCCGATCCACCCCCGTGACCTGCCCGCCGTGACCAATATCGAGGGTCGCATCACCAACGGCAAGACCGCCACTTCTGGCCAGTTCCCCTACCAGGTGGGACTCAGCTTCGCCAGCACCAGCGGCAGCTGGTGGTGCGGTGGTTCCATCATCGACAACACCTGGGTTCTCACTGCTGCTCACTGCACTTCTGG TGCCTCCGCTGTGACCATTTACTACGGAGCCACCGTGCGTACTAGTGCCCAGCTGGTCCAGACCGTTTCCGCCGATAACTTCGTTCAGCACGCCAGCTACAACTCGATTGTGTTGAGGAACGACATTTCCCTGATCAAGACCCCAACGGTTGCCTTCACCGCCCTTATTAACAAGGTTGAGCTGCCCGCCATCGCCGGTACCTACTCCACTTACACTGGACAGCAGGCTATTGCCTCCGGATGGGGCAAGACCTCCGATTCCGCCACCAGCGTCGCTAACACTCTGCAGTACGAAGTCTTCGAGGTTGTGTCCGTCTCTCAATGCCAGAACACTTATGGCTCTCTGGTAGCCACCAACAACGTGATCTGCGTTGCTACCCCCAACAAAGTGTCCACCTGCAACGGCGACTCCGGCGGCCCACTGGTCCTGGTCAGCGACAGTAAGCTCATCGGTGTCACCTCCTTCGTGTCGAGCGCTGGTTGTGAGTCCGGTGCCCCTGCTGGCTTCACCCGTGTGACCAGCTACTTGGACTGGATCAAGACAAACACCGGCGTCTCCTACTAA
- the Jon65Ai gene encoding jonah 65Ai, isoform A: MKVLAVLLLGVIASATAFEKPVFWKDVPVGKASIEGRITMGYPAYEGKVPYIVGLGFSKNGGGTWCGGSIIGNTWVMTAKHCTDGMESVTIYYGALWRLQAQYTHWVGRSDFIEHGSGDISLIRTPHVDFWSLVNKVELPRYDDRYNNYQGWWALVSGWGKTSDEGGVSEYLNCVDVQIGENSVCENYYGSFSGDLICIPTPENKGTCSGDSGGPLVIHDGNRQVGIVSFGSSAGCLSNGPKGMVRVTSYLDWIRDNTGISY; the protein is encoded by the coding sequence ATGAAGGTGCTAGCGGTCCTACTTTTGGGGGTGATTGCCTCCGCCACGGCGTTCGAGAAGCCGGTTTTCTGGAAGGATGTGCCCGTGGGCAAGGCCTCGATCGAAGGTAGGATCACCATGGGATATCCTGCCTACGAAGGCAAGGTGCCCTACATTGTCGGTTTGGGCTTCAGCAAGAACGGTGGAGGCACCTGGTGCGGCGGTTCCATTATCGGCAACACCTGGGTGATGACCGCCAAGCATTGTACCGATGGCATGGAATCGGTGACCATCTACTACGGAGCCCTCTGGCGCCTGCAGGCACAGTACACCCACTGGGTGGGACGTAGCGACTTCATTGAGCACGGATCTGGAGACATCTCCCTCATTCGCACTCCCCACGTAGACTTCTGGTCGCTGGTCAACAAGGTGGAGCTCCCCAGGTACGACGATCGCTACAACAACTACCAAGGCTGGTGGGCTCTGGTCTCCGGATGGGGCAAGACCTCCGATGAGGGCGGTGTCTCCGAGTACCTGAACTGCGTCGATGTCCAGATTGGCGAAAACTCCGTGTGCGAGAACTACTACGGCAGCTTCTCCGGCGACCTAATCTGCATCCCCACTCCCGAGAACAAGGGCACCTGCAGCGGCGACTCCGGTGGCCCACTGGTCATCCACGACGGCAACCGCCAGGTGGGCATTGTGTCCTTCGGCTCCTCCGCCGGCTGCCTCTCCAACGGTCCCAAGGGTATGGTGCGCGTCACCAGCTACCTGGACTGGATCCGCGACAACACTGGCATCTCTTATTAA